From a region of the Terriglobia bacterium genome:
- a CDS encoding efflux RND transporter periplasmic adaptor subunit, whose protein sequence is MKTGKKIAIGVGALVLVGAIVGFTVHQSGKGVVVVQTGKVTRQDLTSIVSASGEVKPKTYVNIGANGYGKITKLFVHEGETVKKGQLLAKLDYVQSAADVASMQAQLAAAKTDYAASDAALKSAQSDLDKARADYDRAKLDYQRGEALFGQDLIPKQDFDTRKATFEGSDAAVASARSRIAQLKAQTASAQERIRQMQAQLTHASDVLSKTEYESPYDGIVSNLPVREGETVIMGIQSSPGSLLMTVSDMSVVTAEVMVDETDIVNVKLGQTADVTIDAIPKKTFHGEVTEIGNNAVVRSTGLATTQSTTGSQEAKDFKVVVTIKDPPVNLRPGLSTTAKITTATRNNAVTIPIQALTVRQKADLETKPKKGTVQAASPAPGAKDKDELQGVFVVRNKKAEFVKVDTGVTGITDIEVTSGLQAGDEIVTGSYKVLRSLRNGASVKVDNTAPKKEEEKS, encoded by the coding sequence GTGAAGACTGGGAAAAAAATTGCGATCGGGGTTGGAGCCCTGGTGCTGGTGGGGGCCATTGTCGGCTTCACCGTCCACCAGAGTGGCAAGGGCGTGGTCGTGGTGCAGACCGGCAAAGTGACACGCCAGGACCTGACTTCCATCGTCAGCGCCTCCGGCGAAGTCAAGCCCAAGACCTACGTCAACATCGGCGCTAACGGTTATGGCAAGATCACCAAGCTGTTTGTGCATGAAGGCGAGACGGTCAAGAAAGGGCAGTTGCTGGCCAAGCTGGATTACGTGCAATCGGCGGCCGACGTGGCCTCCATGCAGGCGCAACTGGCGGCCGCCAAGACCGACTACGCCGCCTCCGACGCTGCCCTGAAAAGCGCCCAGTCCGATCTTGACAAGGCCCGCGCCGACTACGACCGCGCCAAGCTGGACTACCAGCGCGGCGAGGCACTGTTCGGCCAAGACCTCATCCCCAAACAGGATTTCGACACCCGGAAGGCCACCTTCGAAGGCTCCGATGCCGCCGTTGCCTCGGCGCGCTCCCGCATCGCGCAATTGAAAGCGCAGACCGCCTCCGCCCAGGAGCGCATCCGGCAAATGCAGGCGCAGTTGACCCACGCCAGCGACGTGCTCAGCAAGACCGAGTACGAGTCGCCGTATGACGGCATTGTCAGCAACCTCCCCGTGCGCGAGGGAGAGACGGTCATTATGGGGATTCAGAGTTCGCCCGGCAGCCTGCTCATGACCGTGTCCGACATGTCGGTAGTCACCGCCGAGGTCATGGTGGATGAAACCGACATCGTCAACGTCAAGCTGGGGCAAACGGCGGATGTCACGATTGATGCCATTCCCAAGAAAACGTTCCATGGCGAGGTCACCGAGATCGGCAACAACGCCGTGGTGCGCTCCACCGGGTTGGCGACCACGCAGAGCACCACCGGCAGCCAGGAGGCCAAGGACTTCAAGGTCGTGGTGACCATCAAGGACCCGCCGGTGAACCTGCGTCCGGGCCTGTCCACCACGGCTAAGATCACCACCGCGACCCGCAACAATGCGGTCACCATCCCCATCCAGGCTCTCACCGTCCGGCAGAAGGCGGACCTGGAGACCAAGCCCAAGAAAGGCACGGTGCAGGCGGCCTCGCCCGCGCCGGGCGCCAAGGACAAGGATGAGCTGCAGGGCGTATTCGTGGTGCGCAACAAGAAAGCCGAGTTCGTGAAGGTGGACACCGGTGTCACCGGCATCACCGACATCGAAGTAACGAGTGGATTGCAGGCCGGCGACGAGATTGTTACCGGCAGCTACAAGGTGCTCCGGTCGCTGCGGAACGGCGCGTCGGTGAAGGTCGACAACACGGCGCCCAAAAAAGAAGAAGAAAAGTCCTAA